In the genome of Thermoanaerobaculia bacterium, one region contains:
- a CDS encoding Mur ligase family protein, which produces MNGKKLYFIAVGGTAMAPLAVLLSGRGYRVSGSDTALYPPMSDLVARAGIPVVAGFRAENVPADADAVVVGNAVPRTNPEVERMLELGLPYVSLPQAIRRYLLPGRHSVVVTGTHGKTTTSAVLAWLLTDTGRDPGFLVGGELKNFGAGFRDGAGPHFLLEGDEYNAAFFDRGPKFLHYEPRTLLVNNVEFDHADLYPDVAAVEEAFRRVIELVPPDGVVVGNGDDPRVRALARASRAPAVFVSLDGEGDFRVSRISVDPSGTAFSVAEPGGAAVELRSPLFGLHNVRNAAIAFAAARRLGLTAAEIAGSLPRFAGVKRRLEVIGTRGGVLYVDDFAHHPTAVFETLSAARQRWPGRRVWGLFEPRSITAGRKFFEKEYERALAAADCVVLAPVFHAGRFAPDQLIDREAVRRALSALGRRVFVPDRVEEIEPILEREARPDDVVLLMSSGDLAGLRRRVADDRRRAT; this is translated from the coding sequence GTGAACGGGAAAAAGCTCTATTTCATCGCGGTCGGCGGCACCGCGATGGCGCCGCTGGCGGTACTCCTCTCGGGACGCGGATACCGGGTGAGCGGCTCCGATACGGCGCTCTATCCGCCGATGTCGGACCTCGTCGCGCGCGCCGGGATCCCGGTCGTTGCCGGGTTTCGGGCGGAAAACGTCCCCGCCGACGCGGACGCCGTGGTCGTGGGGAACGCCGTGCCGCGGACGAATCCCGAGGTCGAGCGGATGCTCGAGCTCGGGCTGCCCTACGTGTCGCTCCCCCAGGCGATCCGGCGCTATCTCCTGCCCGGGCGGCATTCGGTCGTCGTGACCGGGACGCACGGCAAGACGACGACGTCGGCGGTTCTCGCGTGGCTCCTGACCGATACGGGCCGCGACCCCGGTTTCCTCGTCGGGGGCGAGCTCAAGAACTTCGGCGCGGGGTTCCGCGACGGCGCGGGACCGCATTTCCTCCTCGAGGGGGACGAGTACAACGCCGCGTTCTTCGATCGCGGTCCGAAATTCCTCCACTACGAGCCGCGGACGCTCCTCGTCAACAACGTCGAATTCGACCATGCGGATCTCTACCCCGACGTCGCCGCCGTCGAAGAGGCGTTCCGGCGCGTGATCGAGCTCGTGCCGCCGGACGGGGTCGTCGTCGGCAACGGCGACGACCCGCGGGTGAGGGCGCTCGCGCGCGCCTCCCGGGCGCCGGCCGTCTTCGTATCGCTCGACGGGGAGGGCGATTTCCGGGTCTCGAGGATCTCCGTCGACCCTTCGGGGACGGCGTTCTCGGTCGCGGAGCCGGGAGGCGCGGCGGTCGAGCTGCGTTCGCCGCTGTTCGGCCTCCACAACGTGAGGAACGCCGCGATCGCGTTCGCGGCCGCGCGCCGGCTGGGGCTCACCGCCGCGGAGATCGCCGGCTCGCTTCCCCGGTTCGCGGGAGTGAAGCGCCGGCTGGAGGTGATCGGCACCCGCGGAGGCGTCCTCTACGTGGACGACTTCGCGCACCATCCGACGGCGGTCTTCGAGACGCTCTCCGCGGCCCGGCAGCGCTGGCCCGGGCGGCGCGTCTGGGGGCTCTTCGAGCCGCGCTCGATCACCGCGGGCCGGAAGTTCTTCGAGAAGGAATACGAGCGGGCGCTCGCGGCCGCCGACTGCGTCGTCCTCGCGCCCGTCTTCCACGCGGGGCGATTCGCGCCCGACCAGCTGATCGACCGGGAGGCGGTGCGGCGGGCGCTCTCCGCGCTCGGGCGGCGCGTCTTCGTCCCCGATCGGGTCGAGGAGATCGAGCCGATCCTCGAGCGCGAAGCGCGGCCCGACGACGTCGTCCTGCTCATGTCCTCCGGCGATCTCGCCGGCCTCCGCCGCCGGGTGGCCGACGATAGGAGGCGCGCCACCTGA